ATCTGTATATACTGTCATTAGTTTAGGCAGTTTGGATGCCCTCATATCTAGTGTAGATagtgtataactctgaaatgttcATGGATAAATATAATTGATCCATTTAGCAGCATATGATGGTACTTTCGGTTAGGGAGATTATTTGTTTAACTGTGAAGCTACATATATACTATCGACACTTTGACTGACAAAGGAATCACTCAGAGTTGACGGTATGTAAATTGTAAATCGCACATTCATGTTACAGAAGTACTGTAACAAAAATGTTACAACTTTACAACTTCCAAAATTGATATTAGGGAAATTTTATCTTAATATGGTTCCATAATGCCTctttaaatatatagaataaaacCAGCATTGTACTACAAGTTTGTTTAActgtatgatttattgatttagtGATATTTCCCATTCATATACTGTGTTCAGCATTACAGTCGAAGTAGAAGGGCAGTGAAGAAAGCTGTTCACTTTACTAGGATATTTTGCATGCTGTACATGGTTTGTGTCTGACATAGGATTTCAATAACAGCAGCTTCAAACAGAATATTCTCAAGGGGTGTCCTACACTGCAGCTGGTTTTGAAAGTACTTTATTCTGCTCAGtttatattataatacagtatatataaaatctaACTTCATATCATGCACTTAACTGACTGGCTGTCCACACTTCCTTCCAGGTACATTTTTGAGCACAAGGGCACCCAGCGCATTTTGGTCATCAATAACTGTACCATGGCAGATGATGCAGCGTATCAAGTGATGGCCGGGGATGAGAAATGTTCTACAGAACTGTTTGTAAAAGGTACTGTACAGCCTATCAGAGCAAGTGCAATCAGAAGTGAGCCTCTGGAACTGAACTGATGTGGTAATGATGGAAAAATCCCTACCGCTCCCCTGGGTCTAAATAACCAACCGATTACATAACTAAACATGAATGAGTTGGAATTCATTGCTTTTCCAAATGGTAATCACATCTCCGTGCATATTCTTAGGAATATATATTCACAATTGTATGAAGAAATTAGGCCACTAGCAACCAATCAATGTATGTTCCAATTCCAAGCTGTTGCTGGTTACCAGCAAATCAACATTTTCCACAAGgaaacatattatatattcaaattatgtTTGATAAAGTTAAGTGTGCATTTACATTGATTGCAGCTACAAACCAGCGATGTTACATTTTATCCATTTTAGAAAGTTtaaaagacctttttttttttttttctctcatacaGAGTTACCAGTTACaattaaaaaggaactggaaGCTGTGAAAACGACAGTTAATGAAAGAATTGAGCTTGAATGTGAAGTGTCAGAAGAAGGGGCTAATGTTAAATGGTATGAATATGATCTAAAATACCCTTTTGCAAACTGGAGTGGATTTTTGTTCTGATTGCATCTATGTTTGTTCTAATTCCATCTGTTTGGAGATAACAGAACAAAAATGTGACCCTTGTCCAACATCATCATCAGTGTGCTAGCAGTGCTTACCCTGAAAATCTAGAATTCATGTGTAGCATTTTCCTTtagaaaaaactattttttgatttttgattgCATGCAGACCAATTTATTCTTCTCTGTGATTTGACCTTTTGGTTCCTCATTTGCAAGATGTTCAGGTCTGCACTGTTCATTTTCCCCCTGCATCTTTCCGTAGGTTTAAGAATGGAGTGGAGATCCCCAGAGAAATTCGCTCCAGGTTCAGGTTTAAGAGTGACGGCATGAAGCACACATTGGTGATTGAGGACGCCAAGAAAGAAGACACTGCAGTCTACTCAGCGATGACTACAGGAGGGAAGTCGGAAGCCCATGTACAAGTAGACCGTATGTACTTAAGCTTAATGATTTCAAGTAATACAGAGCATTGCATTGTCTTTACCTGTGATGAAAAAATCTAATGACTTAAAAGCCAAGCTGTGATTTCCAGAGGAATGCTCTGCCTTCCactatatttaaaagcaaatgctTACTTGTACAGATAAAAAAGGAAACAGTCTTTATCTGTATTTTATTGGTTGATTTTAcacctgtatttttttctgtttgaattcagttttgacagtttttgtttttgtttttttttcatctcaagTATATGGTAAAGCCACAAATATTTGCAACCacaatatttggcaaatcacacccataaaaacctgttttgctcCAGAACTCTTGGCCACCTGTTGCAATACACGATGTATGCATTGTTTGTGGAATTTgtttttgtgccaaaaatgttgccttttttttttttttttttcatatgcgaaaaaatgcataataaaaggcttgcaaatatttatggatttacagtataTAGACTGAAACATGTACTTGAAGTATACATTTTACCCTTAGATCTTTCCTAAGAGAATGTAGGATCCTGTGTGCCACACATACTCTGCACTTCCATActtgtaatatattataattcCATATTGGTGTCTTCTATCCCCAGTTAAACCCCTGAAGATTCTGCAGGATCTGACTGACCAAACAGTGAGACTCGGAAAATCTCTCGTCCTGCACTGTGAAATAAATCCAGCCAACGTACCTGGAAGATGGTACAAAAACGCACAGCTAATCCCAGGCACTGATCGTGTGAAGATCACCCACAGAGGAAGGTATACAGAACAACAGCAGCTACACTATTAATTAATGTATCCTGGGGACTCAGTTGATATGGTTGCATTTTTCTGATGTTGCCTCTTTCTACCAATTAttgaataattgtatttaatcagTGAACACACCAATGGCCTTATCTCCATTTTGTTCAGCTAGATTTGGGGTTGCAATACTGCTTTCTATGTATGCTCTgatgttttaattataaacagcgtttttccttttaataaactaagctcattttcttttaaagttcaCACAAACTAGAAATAGAGAATGCAGGAGTTGATGACATGGGGGACTATACCTTTGTACCAGAGGGGTATTCAGTGAGCCTGAATGGTAAAGTCCATGTGACTGGTAAGTCTTTGTAGTCTTGCACAGTTTTATTGAACTCTTTATCAGCTTATCAGCTGGTTAACCAGGGCTTATGTAAAAGTAAAAAGGGAAGGGAAAACTCCAAACAATGGATTCATGTTATTTGATTGTCAAAATGCTTtagctatgtattttttgttttttgctgcattttgttAGAGTAGTTAAGAGCAATATTAGCAGAAAGATAAATATAGATACATATTGAAAATACATCACCGTGTAATGGATTCCCCCAAGCAGCAGATGTACATTACTCACAGTGCTGTCGTCAGCATAAAGCACATACTTGACCGCTTGAGTGCGGAGCTAGTGCTTGATAGAATTGATAAATGAGAAGATGTCTGTGAGCCAGAAGTTTCAATTGATCACCTTGTGCTTTgctatttaattttaattagggTGAGGTGCCAATATATTAAAATGGTGTGACTTTAAAATTATGTTGGAAACAtagtaacaacattttaaagaaagctttctactctttctctctctctctctctctctctctctctctctctctctctctctctatatatatatatatatatatatatatatatatatatatatatatatatatatatatatatttttttttttttttttttttttttttttttttttttttttttgctcactaGATCCTCCAAAAATTCACCTTGATAGTCTTAACTACCCAGAAAACACTGTGACAGTTCAAGCAGGGAACAAACTTCGGCTGGATATTCCTGTTACAGGACAGCCTGCTCCGAGGGTTGTCTGGATGAAAGGCGAGAGGGTGAGTCTAGTTCTAATATACACCCAGGTCTGGATTAATTCTAATTTATAGCAGCACTGTAGcaattatcaattaaaaaaaaaaatgatatattgcTCTTTCTGGAAGAATGTTCTAAtatgttttaatagaaaaatcTATAACATCTTTTAGCCCTATTTTTTGGCTTCTTGACTGAAGGTAGCCACTGTATAGATGCATCATacactttgatttaattcagtcCACAGTTACACTGTACAGATTAACAAGCACCCCAATATAACTCAACTATTTTGTTCATAACCTTCTCCCTTGCTTGTAGAGGTTTGCACAGTGAAGTTGAGATTGGGTAGATGATTAACTTCCTTAGTGGCAATTTTGAAAGCAATAAATCAAAATCAGCAACGTCAAACACTTCTGAAAAAAAACTGACTAGTGTACCGATACATTAGTTCAGTCTCTCCACttgcacaattatttttataatgccaACATATGTTTTGAGGGAACACAGCATACAATAGGTGGAACTCCCAGGCTAACACCTCACTATTCAAGAAGTTGGTAAAATCACTTCAGCTGTGACGATAGAATTAGCAGTTAATTACATTAGCTACATTAGCTACATTAGCTAATTAACAGTAGAATAGCAATGCAGTAGAAGTAGAGGCTGATATAGCGCTGTTATTGTATTCCCAGGTGATCCTTGACACTGGTAGTAGAGTACGGGCTGAATCTTTCCCAGATCACAGCACATTTACTATAGATGTAGCTGAAAGGGAGGACACTGGGACGTATAAAATTGTGTTGCAGAACGAAGCTGGTGAAGACTCTGCTCAGCTCAAAATAAAGGTAGTAGGTAAGTAAACTGCTAGGAAGTCTTTTTTTGCAATGAAGACTTGTTCTTTATTAGGAGAAGTACCAATTGTGCTATGTACCATGTATTTGGCGTTTAATATAATGGTAGTGGAAATAGAGGTTTGATGAATATAACCAAATATACTGCAACATTTCAAGATGGTTCACTAAGCTTaagttaaaatcaaataaaaaacatacaaaacagtcAATTTTACaaacttccttttttttatcAACAGACATCCCTGACCCTCCACAAGCACCTATTGTAACTGAGGTTGGTGGAGACTGGTGTTCAATGATTTGGGAAACCCCATTGTATGATGGTGGTTCACCAATTTTAGGTTTGAAACagctattttttctttctatattcTTTTTACTACATCCAGACAACTATAAGTGATATGTAGGGTTTTTAGCACTCTAGGATTTTTCTCAGTTGAAAAAGACACGAGTACAGTACACTTTGGAAATATtccccaaaacttttttttttttcttttttttttttttgtgagcacTTGTGTATTAGGTGCCAACTGAGCAGTCCAGTCATCTATAGTTCAAGCCCAAAATTGGATTTATTTACAATTTGATGCTGGGTCTTGTTCAGTAAATATAAATGTGACGCTTGTTTGCGTATACACACTGCATACAGTATAATAGTTGTAATGGTTGAAAGCAGTGTTAGCTCAAGAGATAATGGACCTATACATTCTTGTCTTTCTGTGATTTAAGATTATAAATATGCAGTATGTACCTCAATTAATCAGAATAGTCACTACAGAAAGGTATTTATTAACCTTGGTTTTTTCAAATGAGCTATAAAAGCATTCTGTTTCAGCAATAATTTTGTGTACTACAGGATATTTCATtgagagaaagaaaaagcaaagtTCCAGATGGATGAGACTGAATTTTGATGTTTGCAAAGAGAAGGCTTTTGAACCAAAGAAGATGATCGAAGGCGTGCCTTATGAAGTTCGTGTTTTTGCAGTGAATGCCATTGGCATTTCCAAACCAAGTGAGCCCTCAAAGGCATTTGTACCACTTGGTAAGCAGTTTAATTTCTTAGTTTCATTAGTCTCTGCATGTCGATACTTTATTGTATGTATTACAAGCCGAATATCGAATGATTGTAACATACAGTGTTTTGTAGTATTGTTGAATTGCAGCGATGTTTGACAGTACTTCAATTACAATGCTGTACACTGCTGTAACTGAATTGCACCAACATAATATCaacttgtattgtttatatttcagCTGTAACTAGTGAACCATCACTGCTAGTAGTGGACGAGGTCACTGACTCTACAGTGACAATGAAATGGCGACCTCCAGAGCATATTGGAGCTGCAGGCCTAGATGGCTATGTCATAGAGTATTGCTTTGAAGGAAGTAAGTTGATGTATTACACAGAGGACGCCATTTGCCTAGGTTATAGCCATAGCTATTGGATGATGTACCTGTCCTGATAAGTGCTGTGGATTCATAATGTTACACAGGCACAGTGGTTCGTTTGTGCCGCAGCTTGAAATGTCATAAAGCgtcataaaatgttttgctctaagaaatgtgttttcttaaaattctcaacacagttgtatccattctgcaagttccTGTACATAACATATAAGTCAGTCACGTAGTGCATACAGCTGCTGTTTGTCCAGGTGCAGACTAGCGGTATCCCACCGTGAAAATGCCCAGGATGGAAATAAAATAGTTTATGTGccctattttaaagcaagtgtGAAGGCAAGGGACAATTTTTCATCAACGAATGAAAACATCTTTAAGTAGTTATTCATGTAACCTAGTTGTTTTCAGTTAGTTTTATACCTTTGCCTTTGCAGTTACTTTATGATGAAAATAAAATCCTGAATTATTCTCCtgtgcctgctgtctgttttttatGTCTCCCGAAGAGGATGAATGGATAGTGTCCAATCAAGAGTTGACTGAGAAGACGAAATATACAATCCATGGTCTGCCAAGCGGGGAGAAGATCTTTGTCAGGGTTAAAGCAATAAACGCAGCAGGCGCCAGTGCACCCAGAATGCATCCACATCCTATTCTAGTGAAAGAAGTAATTGGTGAGTGTCAGCTGGGCTTGGTTAACATATTGCATCATATGTCATCCTATAGGGCCTATTGTTCAgtgtaattaaatgttttgcagaaaaaaaaaagaattataaaaatGATTCACCTCCAGAAGCCAGCTTAGGTCACCATAAATGCGTTTGATGGTTCCAACCATACCACCATTAAACATGAGACTGAGTGGACAGTCGTGATGGCTCAGTGAAGGGTCCCTTCAGGCCAGGCTGAAAGCATGCTTGCAGAATCATGTGAGGAAGCACTCTGCTGTGCTAATCAAGTCTACAGTGCTGTCAAGGAGCACCCCAAGAAACTTAAATCCTTTATGTGACAGTGAACTTCACATGGTCCACAAACCTTACTCCACAATACCATTCTTCTTTCAGAACAGCCCAAGATTCGTATCCCAAGGCATCTTCATCAAACTTACATTCGGAGGGTTGGAGAAGTAGTCAATCTTCTTGTACCTTTCCAGGTAATTTACTTAGAACATCTTTTATGAACCATCAATAATCTATCTGCAGTATAAATGTATTatgaaacataataataacagGCTATAGCAATATCGTGTTATAAGCTCAAGCAACTAAAGGCACTTTCACATCTAATGATTTGAATCGTGGTTTGCtggcaaacaaacatttttttcaggTTTGACACCATAAAAAAATCAAGCGAACTTGAGTTTCTTTTAAAGTGAATTGAAATGTTGTTTGTGTGGTTCACTGTAGCTTCATCCAGACCGCTGTTCTATGGGTTTCACTTCCCCAAATGCACTTGGCTATCTTGCTGATTACTGGAGCGGAAGTTCTCCCTGGGATGGGGAATATTTTACGTGAtgtgttattttggtttatttggtgctttACATCAAATCAAACAGAGCATGCCAAAATAGTGtcacatattgtgtgtgtgtgtgtgtatgtgtgtgtgtgtgtgtgtgtgtctctctctctctctctctctctctctctctctctctctctctctctctctctctctctctctctctctatatatatattatatatatatatatatatatataatatttatatagcaccattcatacaggtgtatctcaaagcactcAATTAATAATGCAgattaaatacaaacagattaaatacaacaatataaactaaaacagatatatacatacttacaaatacatataaatattattaaaatgccagctcaaacaaatgtttttagtctggttttaaaaacagatagtcTCAGCTTCCCTCACATGTGTTGGTAACTCATTCCAAAGTTTGGAGGCACTATAagaaaaagccccccccccccctttaaacaTACTTTGTTTTAGGGATTACCAGCAATCCCAGATTCAGGGATCTAAGGTTACGATTGGGGATATATGAGGTAAGCAGTTCTCGATACTATATTGGTCCCAAAAGAGGCATCACCAGGTTTTAgagacaaatacagctgggtgtcatctgcataaaaatggaaatttacTCCATGTTTGCTTAGAATCTCACCAAGAGGGAgcatataaatggaaaataataaaggaTGTAAAATAAAGCCCTGTGGAATACCACAGACTAATTCAGAAAAGACAGATTTTTCATTTCTGATGTTTATAATTTTACTATGAAAATAGTCAATGAAGTCATTGCAAGAGACTGTGGCAGCACGAGGATTACACGGAGGGTTAACTAGTTTTCTCAAAAGAGAAAAAGATATCTAGGTTGTTAGTTTCAATTAAGTTTGAGTAGCATGTTTTATACTTAAACTATATACATGTTTTTGGTAATACCTTTTTAATAGGAACagctaaaaaatatttttaaaaaatatgttgacCATATCTGATCTTGTTGAGAAGGGTTTTATGAAGTTGTTGTTTCCTGTTTCCAGGGCAAGCCGAGGCCCAAGGTGAGCTGGATGACGAATGGCCAGCCCGTGGACCAGACTCAGGTTAACATCCGCAACAGTGACACTGACAGCATCCTATTCATCAGGAAAGCAGATAGGAATCACTCCGGGAAATACGAGCTGACTGTGAAGGTGGAGAACTATGAAGACAAAGCTACAATAGATATACAAATAGTTGGTATGTCAGGGACTTTGTACATATATTACTTTGGATTAACATCTTGGTGATAGAGatgcagttttttgtgttttaagccTACATTTCTGTGAACTCTTTATGCATATTTGATTGGTACCGTACCTCCTTTCATATAAGTAATATTCTACAACTGTCGACTTGACTCAATTAGACCAGCTATACCCTGTCAGTTAAAGCATAATACAGCACTGGGAAATCACCCTAAAATTGCATTAACCCTCTTATCTGTGGATATCCAGGAATTACCTCTAAAATAGGTTGTTGATGCAATCTAGAGGGATTCCCCAGTGCTATATATAAAACACTCCAATACAATCCGGAGGTGATTTATCTTGGCTGGGTAGAGGTAATCAAATTAGTTTCTTATGTTTTACCTTAAATTCTAATATCTCTTGACTCATTTTGCTGCAACCTGaaggtattgtttgtttttggcacACAGACCGGCCTGGTCCACCTGAGATTGTGAAAATTAAGGACGTCTGGGGGGAGAATGTTGCATTGGAATGGATTCCCCCCAGAGACAATGGCAATGCAGAAATCACTGGGTACACCATTCAGAAAGCAGACAAGAAGACTATGGTACCTTCGTTTTTAGAATGCTGTGGTGCACACCATTTTGGGGGGGGTTAATGAAGGCTTAGCCTCCCAACTCGTTCGTGTATCATATAACAAGGCTGAACAAGTTGGGCCCATGTTAAGAAGAGGGGTGTTGGATGTGGTGCATGGTTGGAATGGAATAGAAACTGTACTATAACAGTGGAAATAATTACATGACAACTCTTTCATGAAAAGCATCCAGTAACATACATCAGGGATTATGTGGCTACCCTGAAGAGGGGTATGACTTATTGTTCACTCCTATGAAGAACTCTGAGAGAGATGTTAGTAAACTTACCTGAggttaaataaaaagcataaaaataaatgaaggcaAGAAATCTCTAATGAatggttttctgtgttttgtaaatattgtttcgctttttgtttttttaggaatgGTTTACTGTAATCGACCATTACCACAGAAAAAGTATTACAGTATCTGAACTTGTCATTGGGAACGAATACTTTTTCCGGGTATTTTCAGAGAACATGTGCGGCCTTAGTGAGGAAGCTAGAGTGACTAAGGACAGCGCACTGATTGTAAAGGAAGGTTAGTTACTTTTATCTGTGATGACATGTGGAAAATATGCCTATCCCCTCTAAACCAAACAACCATAAGAAAAGACTTTAGTCACATTGAAATTATCACTCAGTGACTTTGCAATGTATTTGTCAGAGCTAAAAtcttcatttttaatgaaatgttgctgtggctgttttttttcttgttttacatgttttaatcatggaaattgttatattttatatatgtcaaTCCTCCCATGTTACTAATATTAAAGCTGAAAACATTGTATTCCTATTAAAATGAGTGGTTATCCAAAAGTACAGTATGccatctcttaaaaaaaaaaaactccctcctTCTATTTAAAAGGTTCAAATTACAAGAACCCAGACTACCAGGAATATGATTTTACCGAGCCCCCGAAATTCACCCATCCCCTAGTGACCACTATAGCTGTGGCAGGGTACAACGCCACACTGAACTGCAGTGTCCGGGCTAATCCCAGGGTATGTAGAgcttattcattttcattaaactgaAAGCAGTCATAGTTGTTTAATTGTGGTTTATCATACAGTGGGAAACAGTAGAtagcaaaaaagtattttttttcctggCAAGATAAAAagtaaaagtgattttttttttgctgtcgaTTACCAGAATATACTCCAGGAATTCACTAGAAATTTTAAAAGTCAAATGGTTAATGCAATTTGGGGGTCTTAAGTTTGCGCTTCAGCAGAAGAACCCTTACCTCTTTACAGTGCTGAACATCTGCACCCTTGGACCATACAAAAGCATTCCCTATGAGTTTTAATATTAGCATTACTTTGAAAAAAGCAATAAAGTATATTTTGGTGACCAGATATGACTATTTTTCCTTATGTGATATTTTAAAGGTTTAATTTTCTTATTGTCTCTTTCAGCCCAAAGTGATATGGATGAAGAACAAGATAGTCATCGACAACGACCCCCGCTACAGAATGTTCAGTAACCAGGGGGTCTGCACCCTGGAGATCCGGAAGCCTTGCCCCTTTGATGGCGGCACGTACAGCTGCAAAGCCATCAATGACCTGGGTGAGGCGCAGGTAGATTGCAAACTGGAGGTGAAAGGTAAGCCTTAAAAGGACAATGTGCCTGCAGCCGGTTCAGAAATCAGTCTTTAACAATAATGTACCACCTGCCTGTTTAATAGTGTAGTACAATATGTTTCCAAACATCACTTTATGTTTACTCATTTATCTTTTGACCCCAACAATAGGACGCAAAATGCTGTATACTAGTAGTAGTATTTCGTACTTTATATTACATCTGAATGGTGTGTAGGTAAttgtgacaggacagcgtcacTGGCACGGCTGTTGGTTACCAGAAAGGGAGACTGAGACACAGAAGGATCAGTGAAAAGCTAATGTGCAcgtttaattataaacaaataacgaataaacaaaacactaaacaaacctGAACAAGGGTCTAAACAAAAGGCTGTGGCTGAgccttaattatttaatcatttattcaattcatggctccagccacattcccacgtgttttcaCATACATTCACCCAGCCACACTGCCAGAGTAATGTACACTATTTCAGCCTAGTTAACAATGGTATGCCCTGGACATACAAAGACATACCAGTGGTATCTCTTGTGCTGTCAGGTATGTTAGTTAAACATGCTTAGCAACTTATGGCTTGCATGCCAAGCATAATGTAAGCCTATGTAACAAAGATTTCTGTCCAgctgtttaatacaaaatattcttgtttttcttttttcttgattcccccccccccccccacagttttttttttttttttttttcttgtttttttgtttttggccaaacctttttgattttctttttctcacAAGCAATAATGCAAGCCACTCTATTGTCATCCATTATTTGTTCTgacaaaacaaatgtttctttttgtttctttttaagtgTTTTCATTCTTTTCTGGTACAGCTCTatttttttgtcttgtcttttcttcttgtgtttctattttttatgGAGGTGGATATAAAACTTTTTACGTTTTTGGTCAGCTTTGgacattttgcattaaaaaaaaaaaaaaaactgcttgtgcATGCAAGCCCCATAATGATTGTAACATTTTATcacatttgttttcagctctaaccactagactactCAACATTTCACATGACTCCCAACAATCAGTTCATTAGTTATACAGGAAATACAGTCATAAATGGGACCTTTGAGTATATGAACTTGCTTAAAAGTATTGATTAATTGCCAATATGTATTCTGTATTATCTCTTAAATCTAATACAATCAGTGCTGTGGGTTCAGGCAGTTTTTAGAAACTTGCTGGAACTAGAGGTGTTGGGGGTGTTCTTGCatcccttggctttgcatggtttctgtcatatacaggggttacagttttgttcaattgctttcagcacccccaattgttccagtgccactgtgctTCAAgccacataaaatgtaatatccTTGGAGCATATGCAAAAAACAACCATGCTCAGTTTGAGTAGACCATAAAGGGGGAGAGCTATTTTAATATGCCAgaagaaaatgttatttatctAAAGAATTCATTATTTTAAGCCAGGGTCCTACAAACAAATACAGGGGCATCTACAGTATTCATTATCTTCACAACACAATGGAATAATAACCCAGGTATTAAATATTAGAATCATTGCAAATCTGTTGAAATGGATACAGCTAGTATcaactgaacacagaacacagttaCAGTAAGCAATATGTTTGTTCAGAACACAACACAGTGCTAGTTATAAAACTTAATGGTTAATGTTAGAGATACGAGATGAAAGCAAGAACCTTCAGCTGGTTTAAGTCTCTGGGAGAAAAATCAGTTGCAGCAGACATAGGTTTCCCTTATTCATATTGCATGTAAGATTATACCCATGGCATTGACCAGGTCAGAGGTAATagattattaaatatgttaaattagTTAGCATTGTGAGGTTCAACTGTAAAAGTTGACAGGAACACATTCATCAAAATCAGTATGAAtcataagaaaaaacaaagcaaaaacaaaacagtaaggaGTTCTCAAGAAATGAAAACTAACTGTGAAGCTTAAAGACAATTAAAAAGAGATACTGACAATTATATTGATTCATAGAAGTCTCCTAGAAGTTAAAATCAGTCTTTTGATTGAAAATGAACGCCTGTTAACAAATCTGTATCACTTCATAGAAAtgtgattt
This window of the Polyodon spathula isolate WHYD16114869_AA chromosome 7, ASM1765450v1, whole genome shotgun sequence genome carries:
- the mybpc1 gene encoding myosin-binding protein C, slow-type isoform X22, translating into MPEPTKKSDKEDDLATSSPSPQPPSDDTSDVQKHIEIPNDSLPESAKGRKDSVWSLGEAPPDDIDKPEDTPRSTLLIEKPQSGSVTVGGDITFIAKVEAKDLLRKPTIKWFKGKWMDLASKTGKHLQLKETFDRLTKVHTFEMSIIKAKDNYAGNYRCEVTYKDKFDSCSFDLEVKEVPEVLPSIDIRSAFKRSGEGQDDAGELDFSGLLKHRANREIKQEETVPEEDVWEILKNAPPQEFERIAFEYGITDLRGMLRRLKRMKREEKKSEAFSKKLESAYQADKGGKIKFVVELADPTVELKWYKNGQEIRPTPNQKKYIFEHKGTQRILVINNCTMADDAAYQVMAGDEKCSTELFVKELPVTIKKELEAVKTTVNERIELECEVSEEGANVKWFKNGVEIPREIRSRFRFKSDGMKHTLVIEDAKKEDTAVYSAMTTGGKSEAHVQVDLKPLKILQDLTDQTVRLGKSLVLHCEINPANVPGRWYKNAQLIPGTDRVKITHRGSSHKLEIENAGVDDMGDYTFVPEGYSVSLNGKVHVTDPPKIHLDSLNYPENTVTVQAGNKLRLDIPVTGQPAPRVVWMKGERVILDTGSRVRAESFPDHSTFTIDVAEREDTGTYKIVLQNEAGEDSAQLKIKVVDIPDPPQAPIVTEVGGDWCSMIWETPLYDGGSPILGYFIERKKKQSSRWMRLNFDVCKEKAFEPKKMIEGVPYEVRVFAVNAIGISKPSEPSKAFVPLAVTSEPSLLVVDEVTDSTVTMKWRPPEHIGAAGLDGYVIEYCFEGKDEWIVSNQELTEKTKYTIHGLPSGEKIFVRVKAINAAGASAPRMHPHPILVKEVIEQPKIRIPRHLHQTYIRRVGEVVNLLVPFQGKPRPKVSWMTNGQPVDQTQVNIRNSDTDSILFIRKADRNHSGKYELTVKVENYEDKATIDIQIVDRPGPPEIVKIKDVWGENVALEWIPPRDNGNAEITGYTIQKADKKTMEWFTVIDHYHRKSITVSELVIGNEYFFRVFSENMCGLSEEARVTKDSALIVKEGSNYKNPDYQEYDFTEPPKFTHPLVTTIAVAGYNATLNCSVRANPRPKVIWMKNKIVIDNDPRYRMFSNQGVCTLEIRKPCPFDGGTYSCKAINDLGEAQVDCKLEVKGGVTFYELLQKGVPLNLISKFLDENKGSEPQKE
- the mybpc1 gene encoding myosin-binding protein C, slow-type isoform X17 codes for the protein MPEPTKKSGSAFTKKPKSLQVCAGSTAEFTAETAKPEFKVKWQKDGKDIQASNKYIIKQDQTLHTLIINDASKEDDVVYSVISGTSKVKFEMKIKGQDGKDEKPGSKPEDKEDDLATSSPSPQPPSVWSLGEAPPDDIDKPEDTPRSTLLIEKPQSGSVTVGGDITFIAKVEAKDLLRKPTIKWFKGKWMDLASKTGKHLQLKETFDRLTKVHTFEMSIIKAKDNYAGNYRCEVTYKDKFDSCSFDLEVKEVPEVLPSIDIRSAFKRSGEGQDDAGELDFSGLLKHRANREIKQEETVPEEDVWEILKNAPPQEFERIAFEYGITDLRGMLRRLKRMKREEKKSEAFSKKLESAYQADKGGKIKFVVELADPTVELKWYKNGQEIRPTPNQKKYIFEHKGTQRILVINNCTMADDAAYQVMAGDEKCSTELFVKELPVTIKKELEAVKTTVNERIELECEVSEEGANVKWFKNGVEIPREIRSRFRFKSDGMKHTLVIEDAKKEDTAVYSAMTTGGKSEAHVQVDLKPLKILQDLTDQTVRLGKSLVLHCEINPANVPGRWYKNAQLIPGTDRVKITHRGSSHKLEIENAGVDDMGDYTFVPEGYSVSLNGKVHVTDPPKIHLDSLNYPENTVTVQAGNKLRLDIPVTGQPAPRVVWMKGERVILDTGSRVRAESFPDHSTFTIDVAEREDTGTYKIVLQNEAGEDSAQLKIKVVDIPDPPQAPIVTEVGGDWCSMIWETPLYDGGSPILGYFIERKKKQSSRWMRLNFDVCKEKAFEPKKMIEGVPYEVRVFAVNAIGISKPSEPSKAFVPLAVTSEPSLLVVDEVTDSTVTMKWRPPEHIGAAGLDGYVIEYCFEGKDEWIVSNQELTEKTKYTIHGLPSGEKIFVRVKAINAAGASAPRMHPHPILVKEVIEQPKIRIPRHLHQTYIRRVGEVVNLLVPFQGKPRPKVSWMTNGQPVDQTQVNIRNSDTDSILFIRKADRNHSGKYELTVKVENYEDKATIDIQIVDRPGPPEIVKIKDVWGENVALEWIPPRDNGNAEITGYTIQKADKKTMEWFTVIDHYHRKSITVSELVIGNEYFFRVFSENMCGLSEEARVTKDSALIVKEGSNYKNPDYQEYDFTEPPKFTHPLVTTIAVAGYNATLNCSVRANPRPKVIWMKNKIVIDNDPRYRMFSNQGVCTLEIRKPCPFDGGTYSCKAINDLGEAQVDCKLEVKGGVTFYELLQKGVPLNLISKFLDENKGSEPQKE